The Panicum virgatum strain AP13 chromosome 5K, P.virgatum_v5, whole genome shotgun sequence genome has a window encoding:
- the LOC120707513 gene encoding cytochrome P450 72A15-like, protein MVLGATLAAAASSVPWSFLLGGLLGLALLWKAGRLLDQMWWQPRRLERALRAQGIPGTSYRFLAGDLKEYGRLAKEAWSKPLPLRCHDIAHRVMPFVDNLVREHGKMSMSWFGPNPKVTIVDPELSKDVLSNKFGHFEKLKFPALSKMLGGGVASHEGEKWVKHRRILNPAFHLEKLKRMLPAFSACCEELVSRWSESLGSEASLELDVWPELQNLTGDVISRTAFSSSYHEGRRIFQLQAEQAVLVMTNIRKIMIPGYMSLPTTSNRKMRKNNKEIESILREIIGKRIRAMEQGESTKDDLLGLLLESNMRETEENDQSSMGMTIEDVIEECKVFYFAGMETTSVLLTWTMVVLSMHPEWQDRAREEVLGLFGKNKPEYEGLSRLKTLTMILYEVLRLYPPAISFVRKTYKEMEIGGITYPAGVILELPVLFIHHDPDIWGSDVHEFRPDRFSEGISKASKDPGAFLPFGWGPRICIGQNFALLEAKMALSMILQRFEFELAPSYTHAPHTVITLHPMHGAQIKLKAV, encoded by the exons ATGGTTCTTGGAGCGACGCTTGCCGCTGCGGCCTCATCGGTGCCATGGAGCTTCCTGCTCGGCGGTCTCCTGGGCCTGGCGCTCCTGTGGAAGGCCGGCCGGCTGCTGGACCAGATGTGGTGGCAGCCTCGGCGGCTCGAGCGGGCGCTGCGCGCGCAGGGCATCCCCGGCACGTCCtaccgcttcctcgccggcgacctcaAGGAGTACGGCCGGCTGGCCAAGGAGGCCTGGTCCAAGCCTTTGCCGCTGCGGTGCCACGACATCGCGCACCGCGTCATGCCGTTCGTCGACAACCTTGTCCGGGAGCACGGCAAGATGAGCATGTCCTGGTTCGGCCCCAACCCCAAGGTGACCATCGTCGATCCTGAGCTGAGCAAGGACGTGCTGTCCAACAAGTTCGGTCACTTCGAGAAGCTCAAGTTCCCGGCGCTGTCCAAgatgctgggcggcggcgtggcgagccaCGAGGGCGAGAAATGGGTCAAGCACAGGAGGATCCTCAACCCTGCATTCCATCTTGAGAAGCTCAAG CGCATGCTGCCAGCGTTTTCTGCGTGCTGTGAAGAGCTAGTCAGCAGGTGGTCGGAGTCCCTCGGCTCGGAGGCTTCGCTGGAGCTGGACGTTTGGCCTGAGCTGCAGAACCTCACTGGAGACGTCATTTCTCGCACCGCATTCAGCAGCAGCTACCACGAAGGAAGAAGGATTTTCCAGCTGCAAGCCGAGCAAGCTGTGCTTGTCATGACCAACATTCGGAAGATTATGATTCCTGGTTACAT GTCCTTGCCAACCACAAGCAACAGAAAGATGCGCAAGAACAACAAAGAGATCGAATCAATTCTAAGAGAAATAATCGGGAAAAGAATTCGAGCAATGGAACAAGGCGAAAGCACCAAAGATGACTTGTTGGGCCTACTCTTGGAGTCAAACATGAGAGAAACAGAAGAGAATGACCAATCGAGCATGGGGATGACAATTGAAGATGTTATCGAGGAGTGCAAGGTGTTCTATTTTGCAGGAATGGAGACCACATCGGTGCTGCTCACGTGGACAATGGTTGTACTAAGCATGCACCCAGAGTGGCAGGACCGTGCGAGGGAGGAGGTGCTAGGTTTGTTTGGCAAAAACAAGCCTGAGTACGAAGGCTTAAGCCGCCTCAAAACT TTGACCATGATCCTTTATGAGGTTCTCCGGTTGTACCCTCCAGCCATTTCTTTTGTCCGGAAAACATACAAGGAGATGGAGATTGGAGGCATCACCTACCCTGCCGGTGTGATCTTGGAGCTGCCCGTGCTCTTCATTCACCATGACCCGGATATCTGGGGAAGTGATGTGCACGAGTTCAGGCCAGACAGATTTTCTGAAGGGATCTCCAAGGCGTCCAAGGACCCAGGCGCATTCCTCCCGTTCGGTTGGGGCCCACGCATTTGCATTGGTCAGAACTTCGCCTTGCTAGAGGCCAAGATGGCGCTGTCCATGATCCTTCAGCGATTTGAGTTCGAGCTAGCACCGTCATACACTCATGCGCCACATACCGTGATAACACTACATCCTATGCATGGTGCCCAAATTAAGCTCAAAGCAGTATGA
- the LOC120707514 gene encoding cytochrome P450 72A15-like isoform X1, producing MVLEALFAAVASVPRSFLVYGVPGLVLLWQGSRLLNKLWWQPRRLERALRAQGLRGTSYRFLTGDLKEFGRLNKEAWARPLPLGCHDIVPRVTPFLYNHVQEHGKTCFSWFGPVPNVTITDPVLVKDLLSNKFGHFEKPQFPALTKLLSDGLTSHEGQKWVKHRRILNPAFHLEKLKLMLPAFSACCEELVSRWAQSLDSDGLCELDVWPELQALTGDVISRTAFGSSYLEGRRLFQLQSEQAERFVGAVQKIVIPGFMHLPTKNNRRMRQISKEINSILRELVGKRIQAMKEGEPTKDDLLGLLLESNMRDTDENGQSNLGMTIEEVIEECKVFYFAGMETTSVLMTWAMVLLSMHREWQDRAREEVIGLFGKTKPEYEGLSRLKTVNMILYEVLRLYPPATTFSRRTYKEMKIGNVTYPADAFIEIPILFIHHDPDTWGSDVNDFKPERFAEGISKASKDSGAFLPFGWGPRVCIGQNFALLEARMAMCMILQWFEFELAPSYTHAPHTVMTLHPMHGAQIKLMAI from the exons ATGGTTCTTGAAGCGTTGTTTGCAGCTGTAGCCTCAGTACCTCGCAGCTTCCTGGTCTACGGTGTCCCTGGCCTTGTGCTGCTGTGGCAGGGCAGCCGGCTGCTGAACAAGCTCTGGTGGCAGCCGCGACGGCTCGAGCGAGCTCTGCGCGCGCAGGGCCTCCGCGGCACGTCATACCGGTTCCTCACCGGCGACCTCAAGGAGTTCGGCCGGCTCAACAAGGAGGCATGGGCCAGGCCGCTGCCGCTAGGGTGCCACGACATCGTCCCCCGGGTCACGCCGTTCCTCTACAACCACGTCCAGGAGCACGGCAAGACGTGCTTCTCCTGGTTCGGGCCGGTTCCCAACGTGACCATCACCGATCCCGTGCTGGTCAAGGACTTGCTCTCCAACAAGTTCGGCCACTTCGAGAAGCCCCAGTTCCCGGCCTTGACAAAGCTGCTCTCCGACGGACTCACGAGCCACGAGGGCCAGAAATGGGTCAAGCACAGGAGGATCCTCAACCCTGCATTCCATCTCGAGAAGCTCAAG CTCATGCTACCAGCTTTCTCTGCGTGCTGCGAAGAGCTTGTCAGTAGATGGGCGCAGTCTCTTGATTCTGACGGTTTGTGCGAGCTGGACGTCTGGCCAGAGCTCCAGGCCCTCACCGGAGATGTCATTTCCCGCACAGCTTTCGGCAGCAGCTACCTTGAAGGGAGAAGGCTTTTCCAGCTCCAGTCCGAGCAAGCCGAGCGCTTCGTAGGCGCCGTTCAGAAGATTGTCATTCCAGGTTTCAT GCACCTCCCAACGAAAAACAACAGAAGAATGCGCCAGATCAGcaaggaaatcaactcaattTTACGAGAGCTGGTTGGGAAAAGAATTCAAGCCATGAAAGAAGGTGAGCCCACCAAAGATGACCTACTGGGCTTATTGCTGGAGTCAAACATGAGAGACACAGATGAGAATGGCCAGTCCAACCTGGGAATGACAATCGAAGAAGTCATCGAGGAGTGCAAGGTGTTCTACTTTGCAGGGATGGAGACGACATCAGTGCTAATGACATGGGCAATGGTCTTGCTAAGCATGCACCGAGAGTGGCAAGACCGTGCAAGGGAAGAAGTGATTGGCTTATTCGGAAAAACTAAACCAGAATACGAGGGATTAAGCCGCCTCAAAACG GTGAATATGATCCTTTACGAGGTCCTCCGATTATACCCGCCGGCCACCACGTTCAGTCGGAGAACCTACAAGGAGATGAAGATTGGAAATGTCACGTACCCAGCCGATGCGTTCATCGAGATCCCTATTCTGTTTATCCACCATGATCCTGACACCTGGGGAAGCGACGTCAACGACTTCAAGCCGGAGAGGTTCGCTGAGGGGATTTCCAAGGCGTCCAAGGACTCGGGCGCATTCCTCCCGTTTGGTTGGGGACCTCGCGTATGCATCGGCCAAAACTTCGCACTCCTTGAGGCCAGGATGGCGATGTGCATGATCCTTCAGTGGTTTGAGTTTGAGCTCGCACCATCTTATACTCATGCGCCGCACACGGTGATGACGCTGCACCCGATGCATGGTGCCCAGATTAAGCTTATGGCGATCTAG
- the LOC120707514 gene encoding cytochrome P450 CYP72A219-like isoform X2: MVLEALFAAVASVPRSFLVYGVPGLVLLWQGSRLLNKLWWQPRRLERALRAQGLRGTSYRFLTGDLKEFGRLNKEAWARPLPLGCHDIVPRVTPFLYNHVQEHGKTCFSWFGPVPNVTITDPVLVKDLLSNKFGHFEKPQFPALTKLLSDGLTSHEGQKWVKHRRILNPAFHLEKLKLMLPAFSACCEELVSRWAQSLDSDGLCELDVWPELQALTGDVISRTAFGSSYLEGRRLFQLQSEQAERFVGAVQKIVIPGFMHLPTKNNRRMRQISKEINSILRELVGKRIQAMKEGEPTKDDLLGLLLESNMRDTDENGQSNLGMTIEEVIEECKVFYFAGMETTSVLMTWAMVLLSMHREWQDRAREEVIGLFGKTKPEYEGLSRLKTVSSSNK, from the exons ATGGTTCTTGAAGCGTTGTTTGCAGCTGTAGCCTCAGTACCTCGCAGCTTCCTGGTCTACGGTGTCCCTGGCCTTGTGCTGCTGTGGCAGGGCAGCCGGCTGCTGAACAAGCTCTGGTGGCAGCCGCGACGGCTCGAGCGAGCTCTGCGCGCGCAGGGCCTCCGCGGCACGTCATACCGGTTCCTCACCGGCGACCTCAAGGAGTTCGGCCGGCTCAACAAGGAGGCATGGGCCAGGCCGCTGCCGCTAGGGTGCCACGACATCGTCCCCCGGGTCACGCCGTTCCTCTACAACCACGTCCAGGAGCACGGCAAGACGTGCTTCTCCTGGTTCGGGCCGGTTCCCAACGTGACCATCACCGATCCCGTGCTGGTCAAGGACTTGCTCTCCAACAAGTTCGGCCACTTCGAGAAGCCCCAGTTCCCGGCCTTGACAAAGCTGCTCTCCGACGGACTCACGAGCCACGAGGGCCAGAAATGGGTCAAGCACAGGAGGATCCTCAACCCTGCATTCCATCTCGAGAAGCTCAAG CTCATGCTACCAGCTTTCTCTGCGTGCTGCGAAGAGCTTGTCAGTAGATGGGCGCAGTCTCTTGATTCTGACGGTTTGTGCGAGCTGGACGTCTGGCCAGAGCTCCAGGCCCTCACCGGAGATGTCATTTCCCGCACAGCTTTCGGCAGCAGCTACCTTGAAGGGAGAAGGCTTTTCCAGCTCCAGTCCGAGCAAGCCGAGCGCTTCGTAGGCGCCGTTCAGAAGATTGTCATTCCAGGTTTCAT GCACCTCCCAACGAAAAACAACAGAAGAATGCGCCAGATCAGcaaggaaatcaactcaattTTACGAGAGCTGGTTGGGAAAAGAATTCAAGCCATGAAAGAAGGTGAGCCCACCAAAGATGACCTACTGGGCTTATTGCTGGAGTCAAACATGAGAGACACAGATGAGAATGGCCAGTCCAACCTGGGAATGACAATCGAAGAAGTCATCGAGGAGTGCAAGGTGTTCTACTTTGCAGGGATGGAGACGACATCAGTGCTAATGACATGGGCAATGGTCTTGCTAAGCATGCACCGAGAGTGGCAAGACCGTGCAAGGGAAGAAGTGATTGGCTTATTCGGAAAAACTAAACCAGAATACGAGGGATTAAGCCGCCTCAAAACGGTGAGTTCTTCAAACAA GTGA